From Leptospira yasudae:
ATACATTCCCGTGAGCAGAGTTCCCGAAACAAAATTCAGCAGAAAAATCGTCATAAAGTTTTCGAGATAAAAGGAGGAAAACGCCCCAAAGATATTCAATATCCCGTTTACGAACGCGACCGTGTTGAAAAGTCTGTGTTCCAGTGAGTTCTTTTTGGGATCGCCAAACATAAAATATACGGTTTTTAGAATTCTTTCGATCATAATCCGCTATCCTTTTTTCTTACGACTATAGATGATTCGTTTCTGTTTTTGCATTCCCGGCCAACGGTGGGGCTTAATTGGAAGTCAATCGATTCTTTTTCGCTTTTTAAATTGTTCCGACAAACGATTTAAATTTTTATCTTCTTGAATCCGATTTCTCCATTCCTTTTTAGTCCGATCGTTTGTTAACCCTGCGCTTTCCGAAATAAAAACGGTACACTTCTTTCGCGATGGCCGATAGGCTTGCTTTTTGAATTCCTCGTTTTCGATTCGCTGTACCGATTTCAAAGAGGAGTGACCATTGATGAAACAAGATCGTATACATTTGAAGAAGCGAAAATTTGGGGTCGTAGAGGTTTGTGGATTCCGATGTGATTCCATTCAATTCTACGATTCCGAATTCTTTGCCCGCTTTTAAGTCCGAGTCGGATCGATAGCGGACGTCATATCTTCCGAAGTAAAAGCCCGAAAATGTTTGGGAAATTTGATCGATCTTTTCGGTCAGCTCTTTCGTGATGAGCGAGGCGCCATCCGTGAAAAGCGTTCCTTGGCAATGGTTTCCCGCTTCGGCCAATCGTTTTCTTTTTCCTTGAGGAAGGACTAAGCCCCAGTCCTTATGATGTCGTTCGTAAAAGACCTTCCATTGATACCGGAATCGCGGATGTTTGACGATCAATTCTCCCAAGGTTTCAATTCCGTTTCCTTCTAAAACGGGAAAGGTCTTTTTCGTAATCGATAGAATTCTTCCTTTGCCTTGGTTCGGAAACCGATAATAAAAGATTCCGGCCTCCTCCGGACCGGGATGATATTCCTGCGCGATTAAATCCACATCCGTCGTTTTCAAATAATTTAATACTTCCTCTTTATCGTGCGCTAATTTCAGGCCGGCTCCTCTTTGACCCGCGTCCGGCTTGAGTATATAAGGAAAATTGAATTCTTTTTTCGAAACGGCGCGCTCCAATATATCGTAAGTTTTGTTATGGCCGTCTTCCGGCCGAGGTATTTTTACGAATTTAAGGACATGAGGAGTATTCAAGTTCTTTAATATTTCTTCCTTGGATTCTCCCACCAAACCTCCGAATGGGATTCCGGGATTGGCCGCACAAATCGTTCCAAAACCTCTATGACGAATCGTAAGGTAGATGATATACGGAATCAAAGGGATATAAAAAAGCCAGGCCGGCCAGAACTCAGGTCGCATTAATTTTTGCAGTCGAATTCTTCCGTTCGAAATCTGAACCTTTCGAAAGGACGATTTAGGCTTGTTTGAGATCGACTTTTTTCTGGAACTGAAGAGTCGATAGGGCGACTCCAAATTCTTCCGGTAAAAAAACATTATTTAAAAAACACTCCGCGTAAAGCTTGATGATTGCCATGTGATGGATCGTATGATCCTGAACGTATAAAAATTCCCGTTTGAGATTGGATAAGGTTTTTCCTTCTAACCCGGTAGCCGGATCCATCAAATAGGAGAGTTCGATGATTTTATTTTCTTCGATTGATTCCAGTTTCCCTAACAATTCGAAAATCTTCTCCCTTGCCGCAAGCGGAGAAGATTCATAAAACGGATTTCTGTTTCGTCGATCGTAAGATATGTTCGACGTTTCAAGAGCCTCCGTCAGATTCTCCAGTACTTCGATACAATGGCGAACGTGTTTTCCGAGACTGGAACCCTTGTTGGGAGCGATTTCCTGCGAATATTGATCCGGTTCGATCGTTGATAAAAAATCGGTCAACTGA
This genomic window contains:
- a CDS encoding DinB family protein; this translates as MLHIQYQNIRHTFHQLTDFLSTIEPDQYSQEIAPNKGSSLGKHVRHCIEVLENLTEALETSNISYDRRNRNPFYESSPLAAREKIFELLGKLESIEENKIIELSYLMDPATGLEGKTLSNLKREFLYVQDHTIHHMAIIKLYAECFLNNVFLPEEFGVALSTLQFQKKVDLKQA
- a CDS encoding carboxylate--amine ligase, with translation MRPEFWPAWLFYIPLIPYIIYLTIRHRGFGTICAANPGIPFGGLVGESKEEILKNLNTPHVLKFVKIPRPEDGHNKTYDILERAVSKKEFNFPYILKPDAGQRGAGLKLAHDKEEVLNYLKTTDVDLIAQEYHPGPEEAGIFYYRFPNQGKGRILSITKKTFPVLEGNGIETLGELIVKHPRFRYQWKVFYERHHKDWGLVLPQGKRKRLAEAGNHCQGTLFTDGASLITKELTEKIDQISQTFSGFYFGRYDVRYRSDSDLKAGKEFGIVELNGITSESTNLYDPKFSLLQMYTILFHQWSLLFEIGTANRKRGIQKASLSAIAKEVYRFYFGKRRVNKRSD